A window of Rosa rugosa chromosome 7, drRosRugo1.1, whole genome shotgun sequence genomic DNA:
TGTAGActacttttcttgtagtgtgGGTTTTGAGTCTCTTGACCTGCTGCTCTTTCTGTTCGACGCCATGGTAATCTTCAATCCAAAGTAGACTCTCTTCATATTGAATTATGTTAACGTGATCTTGCTCAATTATATACCTGCCATTTGCCTCTCCTTTATCATCAAACCTCATCAATATGGTGTTGTAGACACCCGTACCGTTGACACCCCAAACCTTGATAATTATACTATTTTCCCCAATAAATGGTGTTATGTATCGCGAACAGGGCTCAATCGGATTGGAGAACTTCAAGTAAAAGAGTTCAGTCCAGGAGTCACTCACATCATACTCTCTCATGACCCATAAATTAATGCTGCCATAATATGATATTCGAGATACAGACAGGCATCCTCCGAGACACACCCCAAGATGGCTGATGGTATAATTACTAACATCATCGAAATTAGGCAGTCGCATGCTCCGGAACTCCTCCTTAATCAGATCAAAAGCAACTATCTCGTCTTTTCTGTATATCCAATGAAGTGCATGATTTGAAACAGTCCCCTGACCATCGAATAATTGATCGTATGATTGAGGTCGGGGTTCAATCCTTTTCCAAACGTGATCTCTTACTGAGAACATCTTGGCCTCAACCTCACGAAAGTCCTGATCACGACGGAGGTACACATTTTCGGAGGCTACGAAAACTTTGTAGTTGTCAGTAGCAGGCAGATAGCTAAGACCATGGTAGAGGGAGAACCAGAAATCAGGATTTTTTGCGGTAAAACCAGGGTCTGGTAGTTCCTTCAACATTCCAGTTGATGGGTTACAGATGTAAAATTTATCGGGAAATTTATCAAATCCTGTTAAAATGAATAGCAATCCACTGCAGGACCCCAGTAGCCTGACATAACCGCCCTCTTTCTGGCAACGGAAATTCAGACTTCTAAACGAACAAGTGTCCCCAAACGACGGCGTTTCCAAGTCTCGGAATACCAGACGAGTGGTGGCGTGTGACgagaggaggaggagtctgCGACTTAGGGTTTTCTGCTCACAAGCTGCTTTGTATTGAGATTTGGCGAATATGGGGTCGGACAATATAATGAAACGGAAGCGTTTCGAAACGCAGGTGAATCGGATCAAGGATTTCACGGGAAGCCAAGAGAGGATAGTCACTATAATATCTTCGGGTAGGTGTGTTTCCGCCATTGCACTATGGATATGGAGACGAGATCGACGAATATGTAGGGTTTTCATATatttgagagaagagagaggacaCGAAACGCTGTCGTCTAGGTC
This region includes:
- the LOC133722840 gene encoding F-box protein CPR1-like, with protein sequence MAETHLPEDIIVTILSWLPVKSLIRFTCVSKRFRFIILSDPIFAKSQYKAACEQKTLSRRLLLLSSHATTRLVFRDLETPSFGDTCSFRSLNFRCQKEGGYVRLLGSCSGLLFILTGFDKFPDKFYICNPSTGMLKELPDPGFTAKNPDFWFSLYHGLSYLPATDNYKVFVASENVYLRRDQDFREVEAKMFSVRDHVWKRIEPRPQSYDQLFDGQGTVSNHALHWIYRKDEIVAFDLIKEEFRSMRLPNFDDVSNYTISHLGVCLGGCLSVSRISYYGSINLWVMREYDVSDSWTELFYLKFSNPIEPCSRYITPFIGENSIIIKVWGVNGTGVYNTILMRFDDKGEANGRYIIEQDHVNIIQYEESLLWIEDYHGVEQKEQQVKRLKTHTTRKVVYNNIIITTCSKCSLLHTIFYNGQRMYIVKNNLSPHASFACC